One genomic segment of Coffea arabica cultivar ET-39 chromosome 6e, Coffea Arabica ET-39 HiFi, whole genome shotgun sequence includes these proteins:
- the LOC140009441 gene encoding protein SPEAR3-like, producing the protein MGSGYYGEPNLGNERSSSSGSSRKGRKGNSDKPKQPQRGLGVAQLEKIRLHSQMGCSSYLPSAQNPYSPNLSQEDVRLQTAYSSSSSFSYSTPSSSSYGFPSHQNIGMGMSDLEGRANIRYGDAQPTTTTRWPPGNTFFDYSQQYAQPNMTRQLLDLQVEDSYEKRRKRDGSDSSSHNSESNCREDLDLELRLSL; encoded by the exons ATGGGCAGCGGTTACTATGGCGAGCCAAACTTAGGAAATGAAAGATCATCTTCGTCAGGGTCATCAAGAAAAGGCAGAAAGGGGAACTCAGACAAGCCCAAGCAACCTCAAAGAGGCCTTGGTGTTGCTCAGTTGGAGAAGATTAGACTGCATAGCCAAATGGGCTGCTCTAGTTATCTTCCTTCTGCTCAGAATCCCTATTCTCCTAACCTCAGCCAG GAGGATGTGAGACTTCAAACAGCTTATTCATCATCGTCTTCCTTCTCATATTCAACGCCATCCTCCTCTTCTTACGGTTTCCCCAGCCACCAAAACATTGGG ATGGGAATGAGCGACTTGGAAGGAAGAGCAAATATAAGATATGGAGATGCCCAGCCTACCACTACAACCAG ATGGCCCCCGGGCAACACATTCTTCGATTATTCCCAACAATATGCACAACCAAACATGACTAGACAGCTCTTGGACCTACAAGTAGAG GACTCGTATGAAAAGAGGCGGAAGAGAGACGGAAGCGACTCAAGTAGTCACAATTCTGAATCAAATTGCCGTGAAGACTTAGATTTGGAGCTTAGACTTTCACTTTAA
- the LOC140009440 gene encoding putative aldehyde oxidase Art an 7, with amino-acid sequence MAVLFKAFLVLPLVFLGTFAGTPINQVQKHGFSLGIRNPFGSIQFGFGGQDGGNFDGFQQPPDGTQQPSGKKLEFLTNFRGRWEIHSENAGVSAMQFQLLPNNKAVWFDTTNLGPSGLQFDPPYCHPNFNNASLIDCYAHAVEYDTETGSVRPLKFSFDPWCSSGGLAANGEIISTGGAIEAMRAVRTYTSCDNCEFQENQVALAENRWYSGQQTLEDGSFLLVGGRDVFSYEIVPQNQLQFEPRLFQLPFLRETRDEKENNLYPFVYLLPDGNVYVFANSKSIILNPYTGETIRQLPELAGGSRNYPVSGMSVLLPLQLSADGSHNVDVEVMVCGGNAHDAFKYAENPPRKFLPALNDCNRLSLTQENADWDKEIMPSRRTMGDALLLPTGDVLMLNGAKAGTSAWESADDANFTPVLYRPSAAKGKRFKTLKPTQIARMYHSTSALLIDGKILVAGSNPHQFYTFNVKYPTELRVEKFTPPYLAPELDKHRPVIVEDASDKQLKYGQQFVVNIKLDDQVDASDIKVTMYPPPFTTHGFSQSQRLLVLGLTQVTNQQITAVAPPSGKIAPPGYYMLFVVHRGVPSRGMWVHIM; translated from the exons ATGGCTGTTCTGTTCAAAGCCTTTCTTGTTCTTCCCCTTGTGTTCCTTGGCACCTTTGCCGGGACACCCATCAACCAAGTCCAAAAGCATGGCTTCTCCCTTGGCATAAGAAATCCCTTCGGCAGCATTCAATTTGGTTTTGGAGGCCAAGATGGCGGTAACTTTGATGGCTTCCAGCAACCTCCTGATGGCACCCAACAGCCCTCTGGCAAGAAACTCGAATTCCTTACAAATTTCCGAGGTCGTTGGGAGATTCATTCTGAAAATGCTGGAGTTTCAGCCATGCAGTTCCAGTTGCTGCCTAACAACAAAGCCGTGTGGTTTGACACCACCAACCTTGGCCCTTCCGGACTTCAGTTCGACCCTCCATATTGTCACCCAAATTTCAACAATGCCAGTCTAATCGACTGCTACGCTCATGCGGTAGAATATGATACTGAGACTGGATCCGTCAGGCCATTGAAG TTTTCGTTCGATCCCTGGTGCTCATCAGGAGGATTGGCAGCCAATGGAGAGATAATCAGCACTGGGGGAGCCATTGAAGCAATGAGAGCTGTTAGAACTTACACTTCCTGCGATAACTGTGAATTTCAGGAAAACCAAGTTGCCCTTGCGGAAAACAGATG GTATTCGGGTCAGCAAACCCTAGAAGATGGTAGTTTTTTGCTGGTCGGAGGACGTGATGTTTTCAGCTATGAAATCGTTCCGCAAAACCAATTGCAATTCGAGCCAAGACTCTTTCAACTCCCTTTCCTTAGGGAGACCAGAGATGAGAAAGAGAACAATCTCTATCCATTTGTTTACTTACTCCCTGATGGCAACGTCTACGTCTTTgcaaattccaaatccatcATTCTCAACCCCTACACCGGCGAGACCATCCGACAGCTCCCCGAGTTGGCCGGTGGATCCAGGAACTACCCTGTTTCAGGAATGTCCGTGCTTTTGCCCCTCCAACTTTCGGCAGATGGCTCCCATAACGTGGACGTTGAAGTCATGGTCTGTGGTGGTAATGCCCATGATGCTTTCAAGTACGCCGAAAACCCTCCCAGAAAATTCTTGCCAGCATTGAACGACTGCAACAGACTCAGCCTTACCCAAGAAAATGCTGACTGGGATAAGGAAATCATGCCATCAAGAAGAACCATGGGCGATGCCTTGCTTCTTCCAACGGGAGATGTGCTGATGCTTAATGGTGCAAAGGCAGGAACCTCTGCATGGGAATCTGCAGATGATGCCAACTTTACGCCAGTGCTCTATCGTCCCAGTGCAGCCAAAGGGAAGAGATTCAAGACATTGAAGCCCACGCAGATTGCGAGAATGTACCACTCCACTTCTGCGTTGTTGATAGATGGAAAGATCTTGGTTGCGGGCAGCAATCCCCACCAATTTTACACTTTCAACGTCAAGTATCCTACTGAATTGAGGGTGGAGAAGTTCACACCGCCTTACTTGGCTCCTGAGCTTGATAAGCACAGGCCTGTAATTGTTGAAGATGCATCTGATAAACAATTGAAATATGGTCAACAGTTCGTGGTCAATATTAAGTTGGATGATCAAGTTGATGCGTCTGACATCAAGGTGACCATGTACCCACCACCATTCACCACCCATGGGTTTTCTCAGAGCCAGAGATTGCTGGTTTTGGGGCTGACCCAGGTGACGAATCAGCAAATCACGGCGGTGGCACCACCGTCCGGCAAGATTGCTCCTCCAGGGTactatatgctctttgttgttCACCGCGGGGTGCCAAGCCGTGGAATGTGGGTGCACATCATGTAG
- the LOC140009442 gene encoding probable xyloglucan endotransglucosylase/hydrolase protein 26: MACFRVLCVALFLSAFAFHSSTVNGSIIKSMYISWGAQHTAIEGDDLALVLDQSSGTGAQSKKTFLFGNIEMLIKFVPGNSAGTVTAYYLSSTGDKHDEIDFEFLGNSSGQPYTLHTNVYIQGVGNREQQFYPWFDPSADYHNYTIHWNKNAIVWYVDGIPLRVFRNYESKGIPYPSQQGMRVYTSLWNADEWATRGGLVKTDWNSAPFIARIRNFRPRACFWNGPVSISQCSLPSPANWWNTPAFNQLSAAKMGQMNWVRNNYMIYDYCKDTKRFNGVMPAECSLPQF, translated from the exons ATGGCATGTTTTCGAGTTCTCTGCGTGGCCCTTTTCCTCTCAGCATTCGCATTTCATTCAAGTACAGTAAATGGAAGCATAATAAAGAGCATGTACATCAGCTGGGGTGCTCAGCATACGGCAATTGAAGGAGATGATCTTGCGCTTGTCCTTGATCAATCTTCAG GGACGGGAGCACAATCGAAGAAAACATTTCTATTTGGAAACATTGAGATGCTGATCAAATTCGTACCCGGAAACTCTGCTGGAACAGTCACTGCATACTAT CTATCTTCTACAGGCGACAAACATGATGAAATAGACTTCGAGTTTCTAGGAAACTCATCAGGACAGCCCTATACTCTCCACACAAATGTGTACATCCAGGGAGTTGGAAACAGGGAGCAGCAGTTCTACCCATGGTTCGACCCATCTGCTGATTACCACAACTACACCATCCATTGGAACAAGAATGCCATTGT TTGGTACGTCGATGGCATTCCACTCAGAGTCTTCAGGAACTATGAGAGCAAAGGAATTCCCTACCCAAGTCAACAAGGAATGAGGGTGTACACCAGCCTTTGGAATGCTGATGAGTGGGCAACCAGAGGCGGCCTTGTGAAGACTGACTGGAATAGCGCACCATTCATTGCCAGAATCCGCAATTTTAGGCCAAGGGCTTGCTTCTGGAATGGGCCAGTTAGCATCAGCCAGTGTTCCCTGCCTTCCCCTGCCAACTGGTGGAACACTCCAGCATTCAATCAACTCAGCGCAGCCAAGATGGGGCAGATGAACTGGGTCAGAAACAATTATATGATCTATGACTACTGCAAAGACaccaagagattcaatggagtGATGCCAGCTGAATGTTCCTTACCACAGTTTTAG
- the LOC140009714 gene encoding probable xyloglucan endotransglucosylase/hydrolase protein 26, with translation MASFLVICLILFLSAFAFHSSTVDGSINESMYVDWGSHHSTIQGDYLPLVLDQSSGTGAQSQKAYLFGSFEMQIKFVPGNSAGTVTAYYLSSTGNKHDEVDFEFLGNSSGQPYTIHTNVYTQGVGGKEQQFYLWFDPTADYHNYTIHWNPKAIVWYVDGVPLRVYRNYQSRGIPYPNQQGMRAYTSLWDADNWATRGGLVKIDWKRSPFIARIRNFRPRACTWNGPLSISQCALPSPGNWWTSPAYGQLSFAKLGQMNWIRQKYMTYDYCKDTKRFNGLMPAECSLAQY, from the exons ATGGCAAGTTTTCTAGTCATATGTCTAATCTTGTTCCTGTCAGCATTTGCATTCCACTCGAGTACGGTTGATGGCAGCATAAATGAAAGCATGTACGTCGACTGGGGTTCTCATCATTCTACAATTCAAGGAGATTATCTTCCGCTTGTCCTTGATCAATCTTCAG GGACTGGAGCACAATCACagaaagcttatctctttgGAAGCTTTGAGATGCAGATCAAATTTGTACCTGGCAATTCTGCTGGAACAGTCACAGCATATTAT CTGTCATCCACAGGCAATAAACATGATGAAGTTGATTTTGAGTTTCTAGGGAACTCATCAGGCCAACCCTACACTATCCACACAAACGTCTATACCCAAGGAGTTGGAGGCAAGGAACAGCAATTCTACCTCTGGTTTGACCCAACCGCTGATTACCATAACTACACCATACATTGGAACCCCAAAGCTATTGT TTGGTACGTTGATGGTGTCCCACTCAGAGTTTACAGGAACTATCAGAGCAGGGGTATCCCCTACCCAAATCAACAAGGAATGAGGGCATACACAAGCCTTTGGGATGCCGATAACTGGGCAACCAGAGGCGGCCTCGTTAAAATTGACTGGAAGAGATCACCATTCATTGCTAGAATCCGCAATTTTAGACCAAGGGCTTGCACATGGAATGGGCCACTTAGCATCAGCCAATGTGCCCTACCTTCCCCTGGCAACTGGTGGACCTCTCCAGCATATGGTCAACTCAGCTTTGCCAAACTAGGACAGATGAATTGGATCAGACAAAAATACATGACCTATGACTACTGCAAAGATACCAAGCGATTCAATGGACTAATGCCAGCTGAGTGTTCATTGGCACAGTATTAG